The following proteins are co-located in the Deinococcus metallilatus genome:
- the dnaN gene encoding DNA polymerase III subunit beta has product MRAHVTKKTLSEGLGLLERVIPSRSSNPLLTALKVEPSEAGLTLSGTNLEIDLSCFVPAEVQDPQSFVVPAHLFAQIVRNLGGELVELEITGNELSVRSGGSDFKLQTGDLEAYPPLSFPAHADVSLDAAELARAFSSVRYAASNEAFQAVFRGIKLEHRPDSARVVASDGYRVAIRDFPASGDGRNLIVPARSADELIRVLRDGEARFTYGEGLLSVTTDRVRMNLKLLDGEFPDYERVIPKDIKLQVTLPATALKEAVGRVAVLADKNANNRVEFLVSEGKLRLAAEGDYGRAQDTLDVTQGGPEPAMSLAFNARHVLDALGPIEGDAELLFSGSTSPAIFRASGGGGYMAVMVTLRV; this is encoded by the coding sequence ATGAGAGCGCATGTCACCAAGAAAACCCTGAGTGAAGGCCTCGGCCTTCTGGAACGTGTCATCCCCAGCCGCAGCAGCAATCCCCTCTTGACCGCCCTGAAGGTGGAGCCCTCGGAAGCCGGGCTGACCCTCAGCGGGACCAACCTCGAAATCGACCTGTCGTGCTTCGTTCCGGCGGAAGTGCAGGACCCCCAGAGCTTCGTGGTGCCCGCCCACCTGTTCGCGCAGATCGTGCGGAATCTGGGAGGGGAACTGGTCGAACTCGAAATCACCGGGAACGAACTCTCGGTGCGGTCGGGCGGCAGCGATTTCAAGCTCCAGACCGGGGACCTGGAAGCGTACCCGCCGCTCTCCTTCCCCGCGCACGCCGACGTGAGCCTCGACGCCGCCGAACTGGCCCGTGCCTTCAGCAGCGTGCGCTATGCGGCCAGCAACGAGGCTTTTCAGGCAGTCTTTCGCGGCATCAAGCTGGAACACCGGCCCGACTCGGCCCGCGTGGTCGCCTCGGACGGCTACCGGGTCGCCATCCGCGACTTTCCGGCCAGCGGCGACGGCAGGAACCTGATCGTCCCGGCCCGCAGCGCCGACGAACTGATCCGCGTGCTGAGGGACGGCGAGGCCCGCTTCACCTATGGCGAGGGCCTGCTCAGCGTGACGACCGACCGCGTCCGCATGAACCTCAAGCTGCTCGACGGCGAGTTTCCGGACTACGAGCGCGTGATCCCCAAGGACATCAAGCTCCAGGTCACGCTGCCAGCCACCGCGCTGAAGGAAGCGGTGGGCCGCGTGGCCGTGCTGGCCGACAAGAACGCGAACAACCGGGTCGAGTTCCTCGTCAGCGAGGGCAAGCTGCGCCTGGCCGCCGAGGGCGATTACGGGCGCGCGCAGGACACGCTGGACGTGACGCAGGGTGGCCCCGAACCGGCGATGAGCCTGGCCTTCAACGCGCGGCACGTGCTGGATGCCCTGGGTCCCATCGAGGGCGACGCCGAGTTGCTCTTCTCCGGCTCCACCAGCCCCGCCATCTTCCGCGCGAGCGGGGGGGGCGGGTACATGGCCGTGATGGTCACGCTGCGCGTTTAA
- the eno gene encoding phosphopyruvate hydratase — translation MNIEKVIAREVLDSRGNPTVEAEVFLDSGFSGRAIVPSGASTGSHEALELRDGGERYGGKGVLKAVQNVNEVLGPAVVGLDASDQGAVDAAMLEVDGTPNKGRLGGNAILAVSLATARAAANELGVPLYRYLGGSNAKTLPVPMMNVINGGAHADNNVDFQEFMVMPVGAPTFREALRYGAETFHALKKVLSGRGYNTNVGDEGGFAPDLKSNEEALEVLLEAIQKAGYEPGRDIAIALDPAVTELYKGGQYHLESEGRTLSTAEMVDFWADWTSRYPIVSIEDGLAEDDWDGWQLLTQRLGDRVQLVGDDLFVTNPERLARGIETGVGNAILVKVNQIGTLTESMDAIELAKRSRYGTVISHRSGESEDAFIADLAVATNAGQIKTGSASRSDRIAKYNQLLRIEDQLGDRAVYPGRKVLR, via the coding sequence ATGAACATCGAGAAAGTCATCGCCCGTGAAGTGCTGGACTCGCGTGGGAATCCGACCGTGGAGGCCGAGGTGTTCCTCGACAGCGGCTTCTCCGGCCGCGCCATCGTGCCCAGCGGCGCCAGCACCGGCAGCCACGAGGCGCTGGAACTGCGTGACGGCGGCGAGCGGTACGGCGGCAAGGGTGTCTTGAAGGCCGTTCAGAACGTGAACGAGGTCCTGGGTCCCGCCGTGGTGGGCCTGGACGCTTCCGACCAGGGGGCAGTGGACGCCGCGATGCTCGAAGTCGACGGCACGCCCAACAAGGGCCGCCTGGGCGGGAACGCCATCCTGGCGGTCAGCCTCGCCACCGCGCGCGCGGCCGCCAACGAACTCGGCGTGCCGCTCTACCGCTACCTGGGCGGGAGCAACGCCAAGACGCTGCCGGTGCCGATGATGAACGTGATCAACGGCGGCGCCCACGCCGACAACAACGTGGACTTTCAGGAGTTCATGGTGATGCCGGTCGGTGCCCCCACCTTCCGCGAGGCGCTGCGCTACGGCGCGGAGACCTTCCACGCCCTGAAAAAAGTCCTCTCGGGGCGCGGCTACAACACCAACGTGGGCGACGAGGGCGGCTTCGCGCCGGACCTCAAGAGCAACGAGGAGGCGCTGGAAGTCCTGCTCGAAGCGATCCAGAAGGCCGGGTACGAGCCGGGCCGGGACATCGCCATCGCGCTGGACCCCGCCGTGACCGAGCTTTACAAAGGCGGCCAGTACCACCTGGAGAGCGAGGGGCGGACCCTCTCGACCGCCGAGATGGTGGACTTCTGGGCTGACTGGACCAGCCGTTATCCCATCGTGAGCATCGAGGACGGCCTCGCTGAGGACGACTGGGACGGCTGGCAGCTCCTCACGCAGCGCCTGGGCGACCGCGTGCAGCTCGTGGGCGACGACCTGTTCGTGACCAACCCCGAGCGCCTGGCGCGCGGCATCGAGACGGGCGTGGGGAACGCGATCCTGGTGAAGGTGAACCAGATCGGCACCCTGACCGAATCGATGGACGCCATCGAACTCGCCAAGCGCAGCCGCTACGGCACCGTCATCAGCCACCGCTCCGGCGAGTCGGAAGACGCCTTCATCGCGGACCTCGCCGTCGCCACCAACGCCGGACAGATCAAGACCGGCAGCGCCAGCCGCTCCGACCGCATCGCCAAGTACAACCAACTCCTGCGGATCGAGGACCAGCTCGGTGACCGGGCGGTGTACCCGGGCCGCAAGGTGCTGAGGTAG
- the pyk gene encoding pyruvate kinase yields the protein MKHFDRATKIVATIGPASRDPQTLGRMIDAGLNVVRMNFSHGEPEDHRQTVQMVRELAARKGVTIGILQDLQGPKIRVGRFQEGSTTLEAGQKFTITMDDVEGDNSRVSSTYKGLALDVHPGMILLLDDGNLALKVDQVRGQDILTTVGIGGVLKNNKGINVPQADLAVPALSEKDVQDMEFGAQLGVDWVALSFVRSRDDLLLARHYLARFGSRAKLMAKIEKPQAVDRFEDILREVDGVMVARGDLGVEMRPEQVPTIQKRLIRLCREAGKPVITATQMLESMINLPRPTRAEASDVANAIYDGTDAVMLSAESAAGHYPVEAVAMMDRIAREAEASEHYVLMQRQLVVETELAQDAIAFAACSIGEKLEASAIVTFTSTGGAAARVAKYRPPLAILALTPNEQTRNQMALLWGVVPMLSEDPRDTDDMVRIANDDLKKSGLADVGDRYVITAGVPFGVRGTTNMLRVERLREEDLSDRV from the coding sequence ATGAAACACTTTGACCGAGCAACCAAGATCGTCGCCACCATCGGCCCGGCGAGCCGCGACCCCCAGACGCTGGGGCGGATGATCGACGCGGGGCTGAACGTGGTCCGGATGAATTTCAGCCACGGGGAACCCGAGGACCACCGCCAGACGGTGCAGATGGTGCGGGAACTGGCGGCGCGCAAGGGCGTGACCATCGGCATCCTGCAAGACCTCCAGGGGCCGAAAATCCGGGTGGGCCGCTTTCAGGAAGGCTCGACCACGCTGGAGGCCGGGCAGAAGTTCACCATCACGATGGACGACGTGGAGGGGGACAACTCGCGCGTCAGCAGCACCTACAAGGGCCTCGCGCTGGACGTGCATCCCGGCATGATCCTGCTGCTCGACGACGGCAACCTGGCCCTCAAGGTCGATCAGGTGCGCGGCCAGGACATCCTGACCACCGTGGGGATCGGCGGCGTGCTGAAGAACAACAAGGGTATCAACGTGCCCCAGGCCGACCTCGCCGTGCCCGCCCTGTCCGAGAAGGACGTGCAGGACATGGAATTCGGCGCGCAACTGGGCGTGGACTGGGTGGCCCTGTCGTTCGTGCGCTCGCGGGACGACCTGCTGCTGGCCCGGCACTACCTGGCCCGCTTCGGCAGCCGCGCCAAGCTGATGGCCAAGATCGAGAAGCCGCAGGCGGTGGACCGCTTCGAGGACATCCTCCGGGAAGTGGACGGCGTCATGGTGGCGCGCGGTGATCTGGGCGTGGAGATGCGGCCCGAGCAGGTGCCGACCATCCAGAAGCGCCTGATCCGCCTGTGCCGCGAGGCCGGGAAGCCGGTGATCACCGCCACGCAGATGCTGGAGAGCATGATCAACCTGCCCCGCCCCACCCGCGCCGAGGCGTCCGACGTGGCCAACGCGATCTACGACGGCACCGACGCCGTGATGCTCAGCGCCGAGTCGGCCGCCGGGCACTACCCGGTCGAGGCGGTCGCGATGATGGACCGCATCGCGCGGGAGGCCGAGGCCAGTGAACACTACGTGTTGATGCAGCGGCAACTGGTCGTGGAAACCGAACTGGCGCAGGACGCCATCGCCTTCGCGGCCTGCTCCATCGGGGAGAAGCTGGAGGCCTCCGCCATCGTGACCTTTACCAGCACCGGTGGCGCGGCGGCCCGCGTGGCGAAGTACCGCCCGCCCCTCGCCATCCTGGCCCTGACGCCCAACGAGCAGACCCGCAACCAGATGGCCCTGCTGTGGGGCGTCGTGCCGATGCTCAGCGAGGACCCGCGCGACACCGACGACATGGTCCGCATCGCCAACGACGATCTGAAAAAGAGCGGCCTCGCGGATGTGGGCGACCGGTACGTGATCACCGCTGGCGTCCCCTTCGGTGTGCGCGGCACCACCAACATGCTGCGTGTCGAACGGCTCCGTGAGGAAGACCTGAGCGACCGGGTTTAA
- the tyrS gene encoding tyrosine--tRNA ligase has translation MTATDIRPNLPVDQQIEILKRGVVDLVTEDDLRRKLEEGQPLRVKLGADPTRPDLHLGHAVILRKMRQFQDLGHKVIMLIGDFTAMIGDPSGKSKTRPPLTLEETRANAQSYLEQCKLILRDEPEVLELRFNGEWLEPLGYADVIRLASRYTVARILERDDFTKRLGAGTPISLHELLYPLTQGYDSVALHADVELGGTDQLFNNLVGRALQRDYGQEPQVVMTLPLLVGLDGTEKMSKSLDNYIGLTDAPELMFARLMKVPDPLLENYFTLLTDLPQERIQELLAGHPVAAHRELARQVVAWLHPEADLDAAEERFRAVAKGGIPENLPTVTVPREELGENGVSMARLVVLAGLEPSNGAARKLIQNRGLKLNGETYTEPQGLLRQEDFTGEGGAVLQKGKDRFARLVLGS, from the coding sequence ATGACCGCAACCGATATCCGCCCGAACCTGCCCGTCGACCAACAGATCGAGATTCTCAAGCGCGGTGTGGTGGACCTCGTGACCGAGGACGACCTGCGCCGCAAGCTGGAGGAGGGCCAGCCGCTGCGCGTCAAGCTCGGCGCCGACCCCACCCGCCCGGACCTGCACCTCGGCCACGCGGTCATTCTGCGCAAGATGCGGCAGTTTCAGGACCTCGGGCACAAGGTGATCATGCTGATCGGTGACTTCACCGCGATGATCGGGGACCCCAGTGGCAAGTCCAAGACCCGCCCGCCCCTCACGCTGGAGGAGACGCGCGCCAACGCCCAGAGCTACCTGGAGCAGTGCAAGCTGATCCTGCGCGACGAGCCAGAGGTGCTGGAACTGCGCTTCAACGGCGAGTGGCTGGAGCCGCTGGGCTACGCGGACGTGATCCGCCTCGCCAGCCGGTACACGGTGGCCCGCATCCTGGAACGCGACGACTTCACCAAGCGGCTGGGCGCCGGGACGCCCATCAGCCTCCACGAGCTGCTCTACCCGCTCACGCAGGGCTACGACAGCGTGGCGCTCCACGCCGACGTGGAACTCGGCGGCACCGACCAGCTCTTCAACAATCTGGTCGGGCGGGCGCTGCAACGCGACTACGGCCAGGAACCGCAGGTGGTGATGACGCTGCCGCTGCTGGTCGGCCTGGACGGCACCGAGAAGATGTCCAAGAGCCTGGACAACTACATCGGCCTGACCGACGCGCCGGAGCTGATGTTCGCCAGGCTGATGAAGGTGCCCGACCCGCTGCTCGAAAACTACTTCACCCTGCTGACCGACCTGCCGCAGGAACGCATTCAGGAACTGCTGGCCGGGCACCCGGTCGCCGCGCACCGCGAACTCGCCCGCCAGGTGGTCGCCTGGCTGCACCCCGAAGCGGACCTGGACGCCGCCGAGGAACGCTTCAGGGCCGTGGCGAAGGGCGGCATTCCCGAAAACCTCCCCACCGTGACGGTGCCGAGGGAGGAACTGGGCGAGAACGGCGTCAGCATGGCGCGGCTGGTGGTGCTGGCGGGCCTCGAACCCAGCAACGGCGCGGCCCGCAAGCTGATCCAGAACCGGGGCCTGAAGCTGAACGGCGAGACGTACACCGAGCCGCAGGGCCTGCTCCGTCAGGAAGACTTCACCGGAGAGGGCGGCGCGGTCCTCCAGAAGGGCAAGGACCGCTTCGCGAGGCTGGTCCTGGGGTCCTGA
- a CDS encoding MOSC domain-containing protein — protein MKTIQELRATFPRAGRLEWIGLREARRAPVLSVPEAEVHPLVGLIGDHGKTAPPRLRALTGEPGEVPTPSEATPVPGGPGRRQVTLLQAEHLPVIAALAGLEEVRPEHLRRNLLIGGLSLLALKDARFRVGEVVLEGTGECHPCSRMEETLGEGGYNAVRGHGGLTARVISGGVIRVGDPVEFLEPGTAG, from the coding sequence GTGAAGACCATTCAGGAATTGCGGGCCACCTTTCCCCGCGCGGGCCGTCTGGAGTGGATCGGGCTGCGTGAGGCCCGCCGCGCCCCCGTCCTCAGCGTGCCGGAGGCGGAGGTGCATCCATTGGTCGGATTGATCGGGGACCACGGCAAGACCGCCCCTCCCCGGCTGCGCGCCCTGACCGGCGAACCGGGTGAGGTGCCTACGCCCAGTGAGGCCACGCCCGTTCCCGGCGGACCCGGACGGCGTCAAGTCACGCTGCTCCAGGCTGAGCATCTGCCGGTGATCGCGGCGCTGGCCGGGCTGGAGGAGGTCCGGCCCGAGCACCTGCGCCGGAACCTGCTGATCGGCGGCCTTTCGCTGCTGGCGCTCAAGGACGCCCGCTTCCGGGTGGGCGAGGTGGTGCTGGAGGGGACCGGGGAATGCCACCCCTGCTCGCGGATGGAGGAGACGCTGGGCGAGGGCGGCTACAACGCGGTGCGCGGGCACGGCGGGCTGACGGCGCGGGTGATCTCGGGGGGCGTCATTCGCGTGGGCGACCCGGTCGAGTTTCTGGAGCCCGGGACGGCGGGCTGA
- a CDS encoding YqhA family protein, producing the protein MSRSRPPATPAASRTVARAFGFTRLIVELGVLSSFAFSLALFIAAIFQAYYTIGDAFRHLGEANTTKHLLVAAVEQADTLLVGMALLIISLGLQALFIGQLRNVPAWLHVRTFDDLKQKLIGVVITALAVNFFAVALEWTGGTEILTYGAAVAAVILAVGAYSVVLRGQAPAQVEEGRPDEGAHP; encoded by the coding sequence GTGAGCCGTTCCCGTCCGCCCGCCACTCCTGCCGCCTCCCGCACGGTGGCGCGGGCCTTCGGCTTCACGCGGCTGATCGTGGAACTGGGTGTGCTGAGTTCCTTCGCCTTCAGCCTGGCGCTGTTCATCGCGGCCATCTTTCAGGCGTATTACACCATCGGGGACGCCTTCCGCCATCTGGGGGAGGCGAACACCACCAAGCACCTGCTGGTCGCCGCCGTCGAGCAGGCCGACACGCTGCTGGTGGGGATGGCGCTCCTGATCATCAGCCTGGGCCTCCAGGCCCTCTTTATCGGGCAACTCCGCAACGTGCCCGCCTGGCTGCACGTCCGCACCTTCGACGACCTCAAGCAGAAGCTGATCGGCGTGGTGATCACGGCGCTGGCGGTCAACTTCTTCGCGGTGGCGCTGGAATGGACAGGTGGCACCGAGATTCTGACCTACGGGGCCGCCGTCGCCGCCGTGATTCTGGCGGTGGGGGCCTACAGCGTGGTGCTGCGCGGCCAGGCCCCGGCGCAGGTGGAGGAGGGGAGGCCGGATGAAGGCGCCCACCCTTGA
- a CDS encoding tRNA (adenine(22)-N(1))-methyltransferase TrmK: MKAPTLDARLEAVLELIRADVHADIGSDHAKLPIRLLREGRAERCVVVELNPGPLALARRNAARARLAGRLEVRAGDGFAPLVPGEVDSASLTGMGAGTVAGILRRAGERLPPALVVQPNDSPRPLRVWAREHGYHLTAERLIPGYWPYPVLRLERRDGPDPAYAGLPSAAALRYGPHLLREGDNLLDEQVRADVARLTPLAAPGRTAQTELAAALAALAVLEGRGEGG; this comes from the coding sequence ATGAAGGCGCCCACCCTTGACGCCCGCCTGGAGGCCGTGCTGGAGCTGATCCGCGCCGACGTTCACGCGGATATCGGCTCCGATCACGCGAAGTTGCCCATCCGGCTGCTGCGCGAAGGCCGGGCGGAGCGTTGCGTGGTCGTGGAACTCAACCCCGGTCCGCTGGCCCTGGCCCGGCGAAACGCCGCCCGTGCCCGGCTGGCAGGCCGCCTGGAGGTGCGCGCTGGCGACGGCTTCGCGCCCCTCGTGCCGGGGGAAGTGGACAGCGCCAGCCTCACCGGCATGGGGGCGGGCACGGTGGCGGGCATCCTGCGCCGGGCCGGGGAACGGCTGCCGCCCGCGCTGGTTGTGCAGCCCAACGATTCGCCGCGGCCCCTGCGGGTCTGGGCACGTGAGCACGGCTACCACCTGACGGCGGAGCGGCTGATTCCCGGTTACTGGCCCTATCCGGTGCTGCGCCTGGAGCGCCGCGACGGTCCCGACCCGGCCTACGCGGGTCTGCCCTCCGCCGCCGCGCTCCGCTACGGCCCCCACCTGTTGCGCGAGGGCGACAACCTGCTGGACGAGCAGGTCCGGGCCGATGTCGCCCGGCTGACGCCGCTGGCGGCCCCCGGGCGCACGGCGCAGACGGAACTGGCGGCAGCCCTGGCCGCGCTCGCCGTGCTGGAAGGGCGGGGTGAGGGAGGCTGA
- the ddrC gene encoding DNA damage response protein DdrC has product MKTAPITLEFGTQRLPASADGLLHAATALNTLGVPMPENWATFADEYDLHSPERDFGLGLEATLDPGEFARLAFTLDTPEARRWRKRAQTLLARALTGDVRLAAQIAERNADPEARRWLAARLESTGARRELMSTVARHGGEGPVYGQLGSISNRSVLGTDSATIRRERGVKQTRDGLRTDELLRLAYLDTATARAIAERGAQGNAAILRLHEEVARRERSLWDSPAQAG; this is encoded by the coding sequence ATGAAGACCGCTCCTATCACTCTGGAATTCGGCACGCAGCGCCTGCCCGCCAGCGCGGACGGCCTGCTGCACGCCGCGACCGCCCTGAATACTCTGGGGGTGCCCATGCCCGAAAACTGGGCCACCTTCGCTGACGAATACGACCTGCACAGCCCCGAACGGGACTTCGGCCTCGGGCTGGAAGCCACGCTCGATCCCGGCGAGTTTGCGCGGCTCGCCTTCACGCTCGACACGCCCGAGGCGCGGCGCTGGCGCAAGCGGGCGCAGACCCTGCTGGCCCGCGCCCTGACCGGCGACGTTCGCCTGGCCGCGCAGATCGCGGAGCGCAACGCCGACCCCGAAGCGCGGCGCTGGCTGGCCGCCCGCCTGGAAAGCACGGGTGCCCGCCGCGAACTGATGAGCACCGTCGCCCGGCACGGCGGTGAGGGGCCGGTCTACGGGCAACTGGGCAGCATCAGCAACCGCAGCGTGCTGGGCACCGACTCGGCCACCATCCGGCGCGAGCGGGGCGTCAAGCAGACCCGCGACGGCCTGCGGACCGACGAACTGCTGCGCCTCGCCTACCTCGACACCGCCACCGCCCGCGCCATCGCCGAACGGGGCGCGCAGGGCAACGCCGCGATCCTGAGGCTCCACGAGGAGGTCGCCCGGCGTGAGCGTTCGCTGTGGGACAGCCCGGCGCAGGCGGGGTGA
- a CDS encoding LptF/LptG family permease, which yields MPPVPFTLNRYVLREVLRWYAAGLALFLILQLTDTLSTTVSYLLLYHATLPEALAAFGAIAPNVLNRSLVLAVPFAVLLAFGRLQGDSELKAMFAAGVRPLGLVWPLALPFLLVGAVAFVNAGYVVPGGQERWDRAWYTIYGQTPPPPSQENYTFAPPGALFYAGRVTNNAGGHVAQLEGVLVQRGQETVTANSGTWDTRAHTWTLPNAWITRPGEDPRQLKTPLVLSQADTLDPPQSPAEQVSTPELRTRLASERGTPQERRDDAFQLARRYADPVTPVVFALAAGMLGLLLRSRAAGFAATVVFLVMFYVLWISVPQLARVGALAPTLAAWLPSLAFLLLATVLAWRLR from the coding sequence ATGCCGCCCGTGCCCTTCACGCTGAACCGCTACGTGCTGCGCGAGGTGCTGCGCTGGTATGCGGCGGGCCTGGCCCTGTTTCTGATCCTGCAACTGACCGACACCCTCAGCACGACCGTCAGCTACCTGCTGCTGTACCACGCGACGCTGCCCGAGGCGCTGGCGGCGTTCGGGGCCATCGCGCCCAACGTGCTGAACCGCTCGCTGGTGCTGGCCGTGCCGTTCGCGGTGCTGCTGGCCTTCGGGCGCTTGCAGGGCGACAGCGAACTGAAGGCGATGTTCGCGGCGGGAGTGCGGCCGCTGGGCCTGGTGTGGCCGCTGGCGCTGCCGTTCCTGCTGGTGGGCGCGGTGGCCTTTGTGAATGCCGGGTATGTCGTGCCGGGCGGGCAGGAACGCTGGGACCGCGCCTGGTACACCATCTACGGCCAGACGCCGCCGCCGCCCAGCCAGGAGAACTACACCTTCGCGCCGCCGGGCGCGCTCTTCTACGCGGGGCGCGTCACCAACAACGCGGGCGGCCACGTCGCGCAGCTCGAAGGGGTGCTGGTGCAGCGCGGGCAGGAGACGGTCACGGCCAACAGTGGCACCTGGGACACCCGGGCGCACACCTGGACGCTGCCGAATGCCTGGATTACCCGCCCCGGCGAGGACCCCCGGCAACTGAAGACCCCGCTGGTCCTGTCCCAGGCCGACACCCTGGACCCGCCACAGTCCCCCGCCGAGCAGGTCAGCACGCCCGAACTGCGCACGCGGCTGGCGTCCGAACGCGGCACGCCCCAGGAGCGCCGCGACGACGCCTTTCAGCTCGCCCGGCGGTACGCCGATCCGGTCACGCCGGTGGTGTTCGCGCTGGCGGCCGGAATGCTGGGCCTGCTGCTGCGGAGCCGCGCGGCGGGCTTTGCGGCGACGGTGGTGTTTCTGGTGATGTTCTACGTGCTGTGGATCAGCGTGCCGCAGCTCGCGCGGGTGGGGGCGCTGGCGCCCACGCTGGCCGCCTGGCTGCCCAGCCTGGCCTTTTTGCTGCTGGCGACCGTGCTGGCCTGGAGGCTGCGGTGA
- a CDS encoding LptF/LptG family permease, with product MRRFERYVLAEILPPLVGALAVVIVLLLLALLEGAIAPLLAKGANPLLVARLVALNIPEAVAQALPIALMFAALLGLSRLAADSEIKAALASGVPASRLFRPVLLLAAGVALVSFGLSEVLVTRAKVQAQAVQREIVLDNPRVIGLGARDGQSGGLVLRDALNRAISVGEALPGGELRDLRIVTMQAGLPPREVITARRGRLEPGSNVLELEDGQRVTFQNARPVTVLTFQRGTLPVQDVQASFDGGDASLKPIYLPLPDLIARTNTYRQQNVRAPADFTALHRKFAEPLAALALAFFVVSLAVFAFRSGQNLGLVWALLLSFAYYATWSVFRVMGENGAVPPALAAYAPDLIAVLAGVVLLGWASRR from the coding sequence ATGAGGCGCTTCGAGCGTTACGTCCTGGCCGAGATTCTGCCGCCGCTGGTGGGGGCGCTGGCGGTCGTGATCGTGCTGCTGCTGCTGGCGCTGCTGGAGGGGGCCATCGCGCCGCTGCTGGCCAAGGGTGCGAACCCGCTGCTGGTCGCGCGGCTGGTGGCGCTGAACATTCCCGAAGCGGTGGCGCAGGCCCTCCCCATCGCGCTGATGTTCGCGGCGCTGCTGGGCCTCTCGCGCCTGGCCGCCGACTCGGAGATCAAGGCGGCGCTGGCGAGCGGCGTGCCCGCCTCGCGCCTGTTCCGGCCGGTGCTGCTGCTGGCGGCGGGCGTCGCCCTGGTGTCCTTCGGGCTGAGTGAGGTGCTCGTCACGCGCGCCAAGGTGCAGGCCCAGGCCGTGCAGCGTGAGATCGTGCTGGACAATCCCCGCGTGATCGGGCTGGGGGCGCGGGACGGTCAGTCGGGCGGGCTGGTGCTGCGTGACGCGCTGAACCGCGCCATCAGCGTCGGGGAAGCGCTGCCGGGCGGCGAACTGCGTGATCTGCGGATCGTGACCATGCAGGCGGGCCTGCCCCCCCGCGAGGTGATCACGGCGCGGCGGGGTCGCCTGGAACCCGGCAGCAACGTGCTGGAGCTGGAGGACGGGCAGCGGGTCACCTTTCAGAATGCCCGGCCCGTCACGGTCCTGACCTTCCAGCGGGGCACGTTGCCGGTGCAGGACGTGCAGGCCAGCTTCGACGGCGGGGACGCCAGCCTCAAGCCGATCTACCTGCCCCTCCCCGACCTGATCGCGCGGACGAACACCTACCGCCAGCAGAACGTGCGCGCACCTGCCGATTTCACCGCGCTGCACCGCAAGTTTGCTGAACCGCTGGCCGCGCTGGCCCTGGCCTTTTTCGTGGTGAGCCTCGCCGTGTTTGCCTTCCGCAGCGGGCAGAACCTGGGGCTGGTGTGGGCCCTGCTGCTGTCTTTCGCGTACTACGCCACCTGGAGCGTCTTCCGGGTGATGGGCGAGAACGGCGCCGTGCCGCCCGCCCTGGCCGCCTACGCGCCGGACCTGATCGCGGTGCTGGCCGGAGTGGTGTTGCTGGGGTGGGCAAGTAGACGATGA